In the genome of Triticum urartu cultivar G1812 chromosome 5, Tu2.1, whole genome shotgun sequence, one region contains:
- the LOC125506762 gene encoding protein NRT1/ PTR FAMILY 8.3-like encodes MESLEEISQQEEPIIEDSVERIGDRNVDIKVTPTPLAKHGTGSWKACKFILATECFEELAYYGIQFNLVTFLKTILHESNVSAARNYTNWQGTCYVAPLVGAIVADSYLGRYLTTLAFFAVYLIGMAAMSISASLRPDGSSSSPQSVIFFLGLYMMAIGAGGIKPCVSSFGADQFDDTDPTERLKKNSFFNWFFFSVYIGSFVAGTVVVWVQDHYGWVIGLWIPTLFIALAMASFFLGSSSYRVQKPLGSPLVSVCQVIVAAVRKRNVDLPRDASLLYELPEDVPMAEGTKKLQHTPVIRFLDKAAVISSAEELYSAPWRVCTVTQVEELKIVIGMLPIWATGIVFFAVLAQFSSTFLVQGRMMDTMVGTFAIPPASLACFDAVSVILFVPVYDRVLIPTARRFTGNERGFSELQRFGIGLFLSILVMAAAAVVETRRLALGRMCILWQVPQYLLVGASVVFACVGQSEFFYNEAPESMRSLCTALGLLTVSLGSYLSSLVVTLVASITTRGGEPGWIPNNLNVGHLDRFFWLVAALSSLNLAVFVCCAKRYKTSKQAC; translated from the exons ATGGAATCTCTTGAGGAAATCTCACAGCAGGAAGAACCAATTATTGAG GACTCAGTAGAACGTATAGGAGACCGAAATGTTGACATTAAAGTAACTCCAACTCCTTTAGCGAAGCACGGTACCGGCAGTTGGAAAGCATGCAAGTTTATCTTAG CGACGGAGTGCTTCGAGGAGCTAGCATACTACGGGATCCAGTTCAACCTGGTAACCTTCCTCAAGACCATCTTACACGAGAGCAATGTGTCGGCAGCAAGAAACTACACGAATTGGCAGGGGACTTGCTACGTGGCTCCCCTCGTCGGAGCGATCGTGGCAGACTCCTACCTGGGAAGATACCTGACCACACTGGCCTTCTTCGCTGTTTACCTAATC GGAATGGCTGCAATGTCAATTTCAGCATCGTTGCGGCCGGATGGCTCGTCGTCTTCTCCTCAGTCCGtcatcttcttccttggcctGTACATGATGGCCATCGGAGCCGGCGGCATCAAGCCCTGCGTCTCCTCCTTCGGCGCCGACCAGTTCGACGACACGGACCCGACGGAGAGGCTGAAGAAGAACTCCTTCTTCAACTGGTTCTTCTTCTCCGTCTACATCGGCAGCTTCGTCGCCGGCACCGTCGTTGTGTGGGTGCAGGACCACTACGGGTGGGTGATAGGCCTCTGGATCCCCACCCTGTTCATCGCATTGGCCATGGCGAGTTTTTTCCTGGGATCCAGTTCCTATAGAGTGCAGAAGCCTCTCGGAAGCCCACTGGTAAGCGTTTGCCAGGTCATCGTCGCGGCTGTCCGGAAGCGGAATGTAGATTTGCCACGTGATGCTTCTCTTCTTTACGAGCTACCTGAGGATGTGCCAATGGCGGAAGGTACCAAGAAATTGCAGCATACACCGGTGATCCG TTTCCTGGACAAGGCTGCAGTGATCTCTTCGGCCGAAGAGCTTTACTCTGCTCCATGGAGGGTTTGCACAGTCACACAAGTCGAGGAGCTTAAGATCGTGATCGGCATGCTCCCGATCTGGGCCACCGGTATCGTGTTCTTCGCCGTCCTCGCGCAGTTCTCCTCGACCTTCCTGGTGCAAGGGAGGATGATGGACACGATGGTCGGCACCTTCGCCATCCCTCCGGCGTCCTTGGCTTGCTTCGACGCCGTGAGCGTCATCCTCTTCGTGCCCGTCTACGACAGGGTGCTCATCCCGACGGCGAGGAGGTTCACCGGTAACGAGCGGGGGTTCTCGGAGCTACAGCGGTTCGGCATCGGCCTATTCCTCTCCATCCTGGTCATGGCGGCCGCTGCGGTGGTGGAGACGCGGCGGTTGGCGCTCGGCCGGATGTGCATCCTGTGGCAGGTGCCACAGTATCTCCTGGTCGGCGCCAGCGTCGTGTTCGCGTGCGTCGGGCAGTCGGAGTTCTTCTACAATGAGGCTCCGGAGTCCATGAGGAGCCTTTGCACCGCGCTAGGGCTCCTCACGGTGTCGCTCGGGAGCTACCTCAGCTCGCTCGTGGTAACCCTGGTGGCCAGCATCACGACGAGGGGCGGTGAGCCCGGGTGGATACCTAACAACCTTAACGTGGGCCACCTCGACCGCTTCTTCTGGCTCGTTGCTGCGCTTAGCTCGTTGAATCTAGCGGTTTTTGTCTGTTGTGCGAAGAGATACAAAACCTCGAAGCAGGCTTGTTAG